Genomic segment of Bacillus alkalicellulosilyticus:
TAAATTGGAGGGTTTTATTCAATATGAATCAATCATTAAGCACTTTCTTAAAAATTGGAATCACTGCGGTTGCTATCGGAATCTTACTTTTTGGTGTTGGGTTCACTTTAATTACAGGTGAAACGACATTCTATAATACACAAATTACTGGTGTTCAAAACGATTTACCTTAAGTTTTAGTTGGTTTTTTCGTTCCACGGTCTCATAAAAAGTTAAATTGGAGGGTTTTATTCAATATGAATCAATCATTAAGCACTTTCTTAAAAATTGGAATCACTGCGGTTGCTATCGGAATCTTACTTTTTGGTGTTGGGTTCACTTTAATTACGGGTGAGACGACATTCTATAATACACAAATTACTGGTGTTCAAAACGATTTACCTTAGGACTGTAATGGGGGGGGAATCTCCCCTCCTTTACAAAGGAGAGAAAAGCTTATGTCAAGTGTATTAGCCAAATGGATGACATTAATTATTGTTGTTAACATTATGTTTGCTCCAATCCTTGCTTACGTTGAAAGTTTGCATCGAGAAGCGGTTGAAACTGTTTTACATGAGGGCGCAAAAAGAGCAGCCATTGTAGGTTACTTTTCAGAAGAAATCATTGAGGATATGCGTCAACAATTAGTAGAACATTATAATTTTGACGAAAATACTATTCAATTTGAAGGTACTCAAACGTTAACTTATAGACACGATTATATTCAAGGAGCCCTTGAAGTTCCAAGAGGAATTATATTTATCATCGATATCTTTAATCAGGGTCCAGATACTATCCGAAAGGATATTCAAATTATGAGTGAGTATTAAACGTGCTAAGAAAGGAAAACGAGCATGTCACACACATTACAAACTATGTTTCTCATACTAGTTTTTGCTGGCATTATGTTTATGCAATTTAATTTAGATTCAGATAGAACAGCAAATAGACAAATCAAAAATGCATTAGAGTTAGCTGTCCATGATGCTGCGCTAGCCCTTGATGAATCACATTTAATCTCAGGGCAAATTGTGTTTGATCAAGGTCGGGCGATGGATAATTTCAAAACTAGTCTCGAAACTTCCTTACGAGTAGAAGCAAGTGGTGAAGGTTTTATATACTCCCCATTAGAAGAATCTCGATATCAAAATGAGATGTATATCGAACATATTGAATTCTTTGATGATAGCAATAGCCTATTTCCTTTTTCCTACAACAACCCTGATTATAATATAATTGAAACTTTACAAGGGCCAGGAGTTGTTGCGGTTCTTACAACTGTAAGTCCTCGTTATTTTAGAGGAAACGGTATGATTATACGTAAAACTGTTGTTTATGAGTATCAGTAATATTGGTGAATAAAAACTTTTTAAACAAAACAAAAAATACTACCCACTAGAACCAAAGTCATGGTATAATATAGAAAATTTAGTCTATTCTGTTCATGGCAATCCACTTTGGATTAGCGGTTTTCTTAGCAAACGAAGTGCTCTTTGGGGCGTGGGTAATGATTACACCGTAGGTGTGTCTATTTACCACATCCAAAAAGCACTTTTTTTTTGCAATGAGAATAGGCAAATACAACTAATGGAGGTAATAATTATGAAAAAATGGGTAATTGTTTTAGGAGTTTCTACAGTATTTCTAGGGGCTTGCGGAACAGGAGAAAAAGGAAAAGAAATTGAGGAAAGTGTAATTAAAGATAACCAGAAGATAGAAGAACCTGTTAGCTATCAATCAGAGAACAACCACCATGAAATCTACGCTATTGAAGGAACTCGTTTACTAGAAGCAAAAAGAGAGCGAAGAGAAGAAATACAAAAACAACTAGAGGAAAAAGAAGAAAAACATGTTGTTGTTACCGATGATGATACTGGAAAAGATGATGTTGAAACGAAAGAAAATGAAGAGAGACAGATAGCTTCTGCCACTTCATCTACACCATCTAATAATAGTAATTCATCGTCTGACGGTAATAGAAGTAATACTTCTCAGAAACCATCCACTTCTAACAGTTCTAAAAACAACACAGCACCGTCTTCATCTCAACAAAAAAAAGAAGCAACAACAGAGAAAAAGTCTGAACCAAAAGCACCTAAACAGGAGCCAAAAAAAGAGCCTAAGCAAGAACCAAAACCGGAGCCTAAACCAGAACCTTCTATTCCTACCGGTTTCGTATCATCCATTGAAAATGAGATTAATAATTCTGTTTCATATGATGTTCACAGAACTAGTAAATCTTCACAATATAACTCTTTAGTAAAGGACCTTGCATCTGGTAAAGCTACTGTATCTTCAGTTCGAAACACTGTAAGTGCGGAATTTACTGAAGGTGGATTTGTATATCAACCAACCGATGTACAAGTATATACCTTTACTACTCAAAGTGGGGATGCGGGTGATATGATTCGAACAATGCAAAGCAGAGGGTTTCCTGCAAGTACAGCATATAGACGAGCTGCCGTTTACTATAATGCAAATACTAAAACTTATACAGTCGGAGTTATTGGCTTAGGATATTTTAAAATGGAGACTTTTGACTAAACCAAGGAGTTTTGATTATGAGCTTAAAACCTATATACCTAATAATTGCAATAACAATCTCTTTAAGTTTCCCTTTACTTGTACTAATTTTCAGTACAAGTGGGGGAGACCCTTTAACTGAACAGACTAGTTCCATCCATGATTTGCGTTTTTCAGAAAACGTATTTTCTGAGACGGAAATCATCGATGAAGCTCGTTTACTTGGTATTGACCGTATCGATATCCCACATTTTTGCCCTATACCTACTAAATCAGGAATAAACGAATGCTTAATGTATAGTTTCCAAGATTCTTATGGTAAAGGCATTTATCAGGGGGAAAAAGCACATGTATTTAACCATCTCTTATATGAATTTTTACAAGGCGAGAAAAGCAAATCAGATGTGGTGGACCATATATATTCTTTAAGTGGTTGGATTGAAGATGGTACGACCTTTCTTATTCCTGGCTTAAAACAATTTGTAGTAACAGACATTAACATAGACACTCATAAAACGTCTTCGCAATTATCTAATGAAATATGGGCTGAGTTAATGATTAAAGGTTTATTACACGGCTCAGCCTACGAAGAAGTTTTAATAATATATGATGATAAAACAAAAATGAACACGATAGGTATTCTTAGCATTAACTTTATATTTATTGAAGAGGGTTGGGATTAAGATGCAAAGGAAGATTTTCTTCTGTTTCCTTATTTTAATAATTATGTTCTCAAGCTTTCCTAATGGTGTACTATTTTCTTCTAACTCTTCTTCTGTAGAAGCTGCTAGTCAAACAAAAACTATAAGAATTGATAGAGGGACGTATTCAAATACGATGCAATGGGAAAGTTCTAAAATTTATAACTTCCCAAACGCTTCTATTGGTAATTATCCTTCAACTTATGTATTTGAAGAAGGGGGATATAAAGGAACTTTACAAGCAACTAGAATTATACTAACTCCCCTTAATAGACAAACAAACCGGTCAGTCACGTTAACTGATACATGGACGGACTCAACATTTCGCATAGATAAAAACTCCGTTCCTGTTCCAAATACAAGGCAAGTGACACACACAGATAGTGTTACAGGAACAACTATAACAAGAAATCTTCCTAAAAACGGCGAGTTACGTTCTATAGATTCAAGAGTAATCAAAGCTTTTAGTTATAGTTATGGAAGAGGAGATAATTACGATCCTGTAGGTAATACGACACTCGGTTATATGTCCAATAACACTACCACATACTGGGGTGGTACTTTACGCTATTCGAATGCTCCACGCCCACCAAATGACTATTATGGTCCTGATGCGAGTACGTATGGAACTAAAGGGTGGACATTAGAATCCATAGCATGGGATGAATGTTGTGTACGTGATGCGAGAGACTCCCGATATCACCATTTAACGAGAAATGATGGATATCGTTGGCGTTCCGATGCATCTAATGGTAGAAGAACTTATAATCAGTATAGAAAAGGTGTAGTTTTAGCTTACAGCCGTAATGTTACAGGTCACAAGTATCGTCAAAGTTATAGAGGAACTTATAGCTTACCAGATACGGCTACACGATGGAAAGTAGAAGTTGAATACACAGGTACTATACATGGAACAAACTTAAGAGCAAATAGCATAGATATTTTTAATCCTTGGGATGGTCGTTTAATGTCAGGTGATCTCACACAGGGCGTCTCTTATCATGCTAGAGTACAGTATATCAATAATGGAAGTACAAATGTAGGAGCTCATACTGTTGCACTTTATAATGGAAATACTCGTCTGGGGGAAATACGCGTTCCCAATTTACAGTCCGGTAGAACACATCAAGTAACAATACCATTCACACCTACCATAACAAATTCTCATTATGATATGAACCTAAGAGCTGTTGTAGATGACCGAGATGAAATAAAAGAAACCAATGAAAATGATAATGAAACATCAATAAGCAAAAGGGTAAACTTTGTTAACCTAAGGGCAATAAATATAACTATAAGAGATTTAAATTTTCAACCTGTAACAACGGTAACTCCCGGAATGACGTATCGTGCTTATATATTTTTTGCGAATGAAGGGGCTCCAGTAGGTGCACATTTCGTCCATCTTTTAAGTGGAACTAATCGATTACTTGGCTCTCGCCGTATAGGAGGACTTGGGACTGGAGCATCTGGTGAAATTTGGATTGAGTTTACAGCCCCACACGATTCTACAGAATTTATTGGATTTGTAGATGCTATTGATGAAATAGTGGAGTCAAATGAATTCGATAATACAGTCTCAACAACTGGATTAGTCCATACCAGAAATCTAGTGGCAGAATCATTGGAGTTCTTCGATAATGATGGGAACCTTGCAACCACATTAATACAAGGTGAGACCTATGAAGTAAGATATACTCACCGAAATGACAGTCTTGTTGGAACACCTGGAAGGAGAGACTCCTTTCATTCTTATGGTTTTAACACACCAGTGAACATTGATGTTGGGCCAATGCAACCTGGCGAACGAAGAACAGAAAGGTTCTCCTTTACGCCTACTAGAGTTGGTGAAAAAATATCGAGAATTCATATTAACTCTTTCCATGATATAAATGAAACAAATTATAATGACAATACTGCTATAAACGTGACTAATGTTACTCAAATCAATTTAAAGGCACTTAATATAACCCTTACTGATACGGACCATAATCTTGTCAGTACTCTGAGAGTAGACAATGAATATTTAGCTAGAATCACGTATAACAATGAGAGCGATCTTCCAGTTGAAGGGCATACGGTAACTTTATTTGATGGAGAACAAATTATAGGGGAGCATTACGTTGAGTCATTGTTAAATAATAGGGCTCTTACTATCACCATTCCTTTTACGTTATCTGTTGGGGGAAATCGCACATTGACAGCGTTTGTTGATTCTGAGGATGATATTAAAGAGCATAATGAAACGGATAATAAGGTTTCCACTACCAGAACCGTTTTAGATACAAATTTAAAAGCACTTGATATTTATATGACTGACTTAAATAATGAACCAGTTGAATCGTTAGTACGAGATAAAGAATACATTGCCCATATTACGTACTTAAATGATAGCAGCCAAAGTATACCTCAACATACGGTTAGACTAACTGAAGGAAATACAACACTTGTTGAAAGAAGGGAAAATGCCATGATTGCGGGGGCAGAACGTACCATTTCCTACAGGTTTACTGCGAGAAACACGGGAACACACACCTATACCGCAATATTAGATCCTGATGACGAGATCATAGAAAGAACAACCGAGGACAACAGAGTTTCAACTTCATTCCCTGTTCACTATGTAAATCTAAGAGCTGATAATATAAGAATAACAGACTTAAATGATAATAACGTTACTGAGTTGACACAAGGTTTTGAATATCATGCTGTTGTGACCTATACGAATCAAAGTACATTAGAAGTTTTACCTCACTATATATCATTAACTGACAATAGTGGTCAGATTGTTGAAGTACCTGTAGAGGAAATCGCTAGTGGGGAAATGCGTACTGTTAGAATTCCTTTTATAGCAGAGAATAATGGAACGCAAACTTTTATTGCAATGGTCG
This window contains:
- a CDS encoding CARDB domain-containing protein; the protein is MQRKIFFCFLILIIMFSSFPNGVLFSSNSSSVEAASQTKTIRIDRGTYSNTMQWESSKIYNFPNASIGNYPSTYVFEEGGYKGTLQATRIILTPLNRQTNRSVTLTDTWTDSTFRIDKNSVPVPNTRQVTHTDSVTGTTITRNLPKNGELRSIDSRVIKAFSYSYGRGDNYDPVGNTTLGYMSNNTTTYWGGTLRYSNAPRPPNDYYGPDASTYGTKGWTLESIAWDECCVRDARDSRYHHLTRNDGYRWRSDASNGRRTYNQYRKGVVLAYSRNVTGHKYRQSYRGTYSLPDTATRWKVEVEYTGTIHGTNLRANSIDIFNPWDGRLMSGDLTQGVSYHARVQYINNGSTNVGAHTVALYNGNTRLGEIRVPNLQSGRTHQVTIPFTPTITNSHYDMNLRAVVDDRDEIKETNENDNETSISKRVNFVNLRAINITIRDLNFQPVTTVTPGMTYRAYIFFANEGAPVGAHFVHLLSGTNRLLGSRRIGGLGTGASGEIWIEFTAPHDSTEFIGFVDAIDEIVESNEFDNTVSTTGLVHTRNLVAESLEFFDNDGNLATTLIQGETYEVRYTHRNDSLVGTPGRRDSFHSYGFNTPVNIDVGPMQPGERRTERFSFTPTRVGEKISRIHINSFHDINETNYNDNTAINVTNVTQINLKALNITLTDTDHNLVSTLRVDNEYLARITYNNESDLPVEGHTVTLFDGEQIIGEHYVESLLNNRALTITIPFTLSVGGNRTLTAFVDSEDDIKEHNETDNKVSTTRTVLDTNLKALDIYMTDLNNEPVESLVRDKEYIAHITYLNDSSQSIPQHTVRLTEGNTTLVERRENAMIAGAERTISYRFTARNTGTHTYTAILDPDDEIIERTTEDNRVSTSFPVHYVNLRADNIRITDLNDNNVTELTQGFEYHAVVTYTNQSTLEVLPHYISLTDNSGQIVEVPVEEIASGEMRTVRIPFIAENNGTQTFIAMVDSKDDIVEANENDNTVSINRIVRPVNLRADNIEITDKDNNPISTLVQGYEYHAHVTYTNESNISVPEHVVGIFDEGHLIGELSSAAMQRDETKTIVVPFIAEYNGERTIWAFVDIYDEIVESTLLDNEVSTNKIINFVNLKATDIIITDMNDNEMSTLVQGIQYRAHVSYENESDIPVPSHHVSISSDNSQLHERAVTSMERGQTRTTTFTFTASERGTVVFSGMTDSRDMVQETDETDNEVFVTKDVHFVNLKAEDIVITDMNNVPTDTLVHNIEYVAHITYKNESEISVPAHYISLHENGNELNDISVGQISAGQSRTVEIPFLATQHGERTFTGIVDSRDQIIETDETDNEVSTTVSVNIVNLVAESIDFINETNEIQSHLVKGESYYARITYLNDSEIDVPSHHVSLSEQGQQINEVEAAPMRSGERQTVLVEFTAEHAGANRLFEGFVDSRDVIVETDETDNTISQGMLVNTRPDISMSYLPVPVYQGDEVTIIMIPTDEDGHLLDVELIMEKGDSDPEIVYTAENITSGTELEYVIPNIDLDRYTFTSRVRDELGEEAEVSLTFDVLPLTIEGAVTHTEEWEEIHEKNGNLPHQFYSGEPFILDATLTDYPINYVKVTFMGEQQRGTIKEISTYLEEISSISYVGDIFDETLIEGDTSLKNGDVTFEFEVEYANGFVATDIVIVEIIGRLHDAFRFRQTF
- a CDS encoding peptidase M23 — its product is MSHTLQTMFLILVFAGIMFMQFNLDSDRTANRQIKNALELAVHDAALALDESHLISGQIVFDQGRAMDNFKTSLETSLRVEASGEGFIYSPLEESRYQNEMYIEHIEFFDDSNSLFPFSYNNPDYNIIETLQGPGVVAVLTTVSPRYFRGNGMIIRKTVVYEYQ